Proteins encoded within one genomic window of Nitrospirota bacterium:
- a CDS encoding LPS biosynthesis protein has translation HAFFATMYNFAEKYKVKYILTGANYSTECVRNPIEWMYYQSDSIQLRDIHSKFGTRPLVNFPITNIVRHKVYLRYMKNIRVVTPLNYIPYMKAEAMQLLVDNFGWQPYPQKHFESRFTKFYEGYWLPRKFGYDTRKVQFSSLILTNQMTREEALERLSKLPYDEDTISQDFEYVATKLGISVEELQGYMDGPNKSYKDYKSQESIYAVGSRLMKFAGLELGGKR, from the coding sequence CACGCATTTTTTGCTACGATGTATAATTTTGCAGAGAAATATAAAGTCAAATACATATTGACTGGAGCCAATTATTCAACGGAGTGTGTTAGGAATCCCATTGAATGGATGTATTATCAGTCTGACTCTATACAGTTACGGGATATACATAGTAAATTCGGGACACGGCCTCTCGTAAATTTCCCTATAACAAACATAGTTAGACACAAAGTATATTTGAGGTATATGAAAAACATACGAGTAGTGACGCCTCTTAATTACATTCCTTACATGAAAGCAGAGGCTATGCAGCTATTGGTAGATAACTTTGGCTGGCAGCCATACCCTCAAAAACATTTTGAATCAAGATTCACTAAGTTTTATGAAGGCTACTGGCTTCCCAGGAAGTTCGGGTATGACACAAGGAAAGTGCAGTTCTCCAGTCTGATACTGACCAATCAAATGACGAGAGAAGAGGCCCTGGAAAGGTTATCAAAACTTCCTTATGATGAAGATACTATATCTCAGGACTTTGAGTATGTGGCAACAAAGCTTGGAATATCTGTAGAGGAATTGCAGGGATATATGGATGGGCCTAATAAATCTTATAAAGATTATAAGTCTCAGGAGAGTATTTATGCGGTGGGTTCTAGATTGATGAAGTTTGCTGGGCTGGAACTTGGGGGGAAGCGGTGA